TGACAATCCTGTTTcccaatcatcacttatatctGGCGAATCCTCATTTATCTAGACAAGGCCAACAGAAAGGTATTTAGAACATTAAATTATGAACTTCATCTGAAACCTTGCAATATCTAGACAaggtcaaaagaaagatatctagAACATTAAATTAAGAACTTCATCTGAAACCTTGCAATAAAAAAGAAACGACTGGCAAGGGGGAAAAAAGAAGGCATACACAGGCTATTTTCTATCAACCGTTCAAATAAGAATCTCTAGGGATGGTTTAGCCAACTTTAAAATTAATACACACACGTTCTATTATCTTTTAGGATGTGATGTACAAGGGTTTAAAGACTATCCAAACTCCTGTTATATGGTTTACGTCTGAACTCCTGACACCTAATTGTCTGTTCATACAGTTTGAGATTAGGACGAACTTGTGTCCACAGAGTCGCCAACTGAGCAGCAGATCATTCGCCTAGGTGGAAACTTTCATTGGCTCGTAATTATGCAAAGGTTTTGCTAGGAGGACTTGAAAACCAGTGTATTTTAAGTAATACAACCATGTGTATGCATTTTTAGTTTGGATAAGGTTGGGGTCTCTATAATTCCCTCATTGAATGATagaaatgaaaaagaaacaaGGAGTAGTTCACGAGAGTTACCTCATCACATAATGGATACTTCGGCGGCCCGTCATCAAAGGGACTCTTGATTATGAAAAACAACAGTGTCAAAAGATGGCAAATTCATCTTGAAAGCAGAACGTATATATTAAATAGTTATACAATGATGTTACCTAATATCAAGTAGTAGATTATTACCTCATTTATAACCACGCAAAGAGATTCTATATTAGGAGAGATCTTCAATAAGTATGTTATTGTGGGTAAGCATTCTTTAGAAAGAAACGGTCGTAGCGTCAAACTCCGCAGATTCGAATATTCAAAGGTGTGACGATCCAGTAATTCAGGGACATCAGACATAACCTTCCCACATGAAAAGGCAAGTGACAATAACTTAGTAAAGTCGAGATAGCAATCAGGCAAGTGAGGAATCCACTTTTCACAAAATAAATATACATCTAGAGCCATTATAAAAAAATAACAGATGCgataagggaaaaaaaaaagacaacttTCCAGAAGAGAAAGTAATGGATCATACCCTAATGAGCCAACGTGATAACGTTAGATTTTTGACACTACAAACAGCCCTCAGCAATttcatcatattttgagcatATTGTACCTTATCCTCTGCAGTAAACTTCTCAAATGCCCCTGGCTCTTCTTCTTTGTCGATCCAGTCTACCGCCATTGTAATATCACAAGTAACTAGAGAAGAAATGTTCTCCAGAGCATAGTCAAATTCATGCTTCATGTCACTTTCGCAAATGAATGATTTGAGAAGTGGAGCATAAAACCTGACATTCTGCCCTCCTATTGCGGTATATTCATTGTGCTTTAATGTCAAGTACTTAAGTTTAGGACTGTTAATATCAGTTAGATTCACAAATGATCTTGTAATTGCCAACGATTCTAGAACAGGACAGCTTGACAAGAACTTATTAGTTAAGTCTGTATCACAAATTGCAACCCATTTAAGCTTCAGACTTCTGAGGTTAGGTAAATCAAACGAGTTAGGTAAAGTAACCATTGTCTGTTTATAACTATCGCAATACAACACCAACTTCGTTAACGTCTTACAAGTAAAGATGCACGGAGGTAAATTAGATTCCTGAGGCAGAGGAAGATCAAGTAAAAGATCTTGAATTTTGCGTCTTATGACACCGAGCATCCAAGTCTCAAGCGGAAAGTTTATTTCAGTAAAATCCTCCACATCTTCGTGACAAATAAGATGAAAATTTTGGATATCACAAGTATTATCACGAAGCATGAGTACTCTTTCTACGAAATACATATAGTCATCGACATCACTATGTAACTTTCTGTGTGTAGAATAATCATAATGCATAGATAGGGTTCGGAGAAGAGTCCAGATATATCTCCATCTCTTTGACAAAACGCTAGTTTGGACTGAATATTTCATGTCAATGAAAGATAGAATATGGTGAATCAAAGATTCTGGTAAATTGCTAAGCCTATCTACTTCTTCTCCATTGTAATCTGAAATTGGAGAAATTTCTGTTTCTTCTTCCATGGATTTTGTTTTACCCTAACAAATTAAATTACAGAGAGAGACTGTGTGAGAAATACCTGAAATGAGTAAATCCAGAACCATCAATGTCAGATTATTGGAGTTTTgaattagagttttgaattagAGTTTTGATTAGAGATGGAGAAGGATGGACGGGAACTGCAACGAAGCAGTTATTTGAAGTATAAACCCTAGATaaatgtttcattttattttcatttgcCGGAAGGAAATACGGTTACTTTGCATTCGGGTTTGGGTTCTTTAACTTATGGGCATCTGACCCAAGAGCTCAACTTATGGTCCAGAATTATTTTCTGGTCTGAAAATAGAAAATTTGAAAATCTTGTAAATGAATGTTGTCAGAGGAGAGCAAAAGGTAATTCGAGGAGGATCAAAATCGGGTTCGACTAGCTAACCAGGCCGATTCATATATTAAGTGCTTACTAAGACAATAATACCTTTACTTGCTTGCGAATTAGGGCTGTTAACATGTGCTCATCACCAGGGATTGAAACCGGATCTGATGGATTCGAATCCATTTTCGGGTCCTAAATTTTGAATCGTTAGCAAATTAGCACCCACTGGATATTACCCGAATTCTTTATGGATCCAAACGGATAATACCCGTCGAATACCCAACTGATATCGAGTGATTCATTTTTCAATTTATTCTAAgtttatttttttccttatatTTAGCAACAAAAAAATGTAATCAAATTATTTTTACTCgagtttattattttttacttAGAACATTagtaatgaaataataaacttgTATAAAGATAATTTGGATtcaagcaaaaaaagaaaaaaaatatcaacacTATAAAAAAAAAGGATCTTATTATTGGGGTTGTAAAAGGATGGGAAATTTGGGGCTTTATAGGATCATgaactagtttgtttatgcttcagaatcttcttttctgagtTGGTTTAAAATATTGTCGATTGAACATTTTTCTGTGCGAATGGATCGATACTATTTTATTATTTGCCCTTGGCTACAATTTGCGCGTGATTTTCAGTCGTGGGCCAAATTGGTCATTGTGCATCTAACTatacttaaactaaatgttttatatttattaggtatatcaaataaattttaaatctcttagtgttgagacgttcaaattcctcaacactcaccagtgtgttgccagacaaactgcctcaacacatttttttcctcttagtgttgagacgtgaaaattcctcaacactcactattgtattgccaggcaaactgcctcaacacatttttcctcttagtattgagacgtgaaaattcctcaacactcaccactgtgtttccatgcaaactgcttcaacacatttttcctcttagttgagacgtgaaaattcctcgacactcactactgtgttgctaggaaaactgcctcaatacatttttcctcttagtgttgagacgttcaaattcctcaacactcaccactgtgttgccagacaaacttcctcaacacatttttttcctcttagtgttgagacgtcaaaattcctcaacactcactactgtgtttccaggaaaactgcctcaacacatttttcctcttagtgttgagacgtgaaaattcctcaacactcactattgtgttgccaggcaaacttcctcaacacatttttcctcttagtgttgagacgtgaaaattcctcaacactcaccactgtgtttccaggcaaactgcctcaacacatttttcctcttagttgagacgtgaaaattcctcaacactcaccacggttttgccaggaaaactgcttcaacacatttttcctcttagtgttgagacgtgaaaattcctcaacactcactattgtgttgccaggaaaactgcctcaacgcATCTCTCCTCCTAGTGTTgaaacgtgaaaattcctcaacactcactactgtgttgccaggcaaactgcctcaaaacatacttcttcttagtgttgagacgttcaaattcctcaacactcatcactgtgtttccaggcaaactgcctcaacacgtctctcctcttagtgttgagacgttcaaattcctcaacactcaccattgtgttgccaggaaaactgcctcaacacatttttcttcttagtgttgagacgtgaaaattcctcaatactcatcaTTGTGTTGCAAGGCAAACTGCCTTaacacatacttcctcttagtgttgagacgttcaaattcctcaacactcaccactgtgttgccaggaaaacttcctcatcacatctctcctcttagtgttgagacgtgaaaattcctcaacactcaccactgtgttgccagggaaactgcctcaacatattttcctcttagtgttgagacgttcaaattcctcaacactcaccactgtgttgctaggcaaacttcctcaacacatctctcctcttagtattaagacgtgaaaattcctcaacactcactactgtgttgccaggcaaactgcctcaacacatacttcctcttagcgttgagacgttcaaattcctcaatactcatcaTTGTGTTTCCagaaaaactgcctcaacacatctctcctcttagtgttgagacgttcaaattcctcaacactcaccactgtgttgccatgcaaaatgcctcaacacatttttcctcttggtgttgagacattcaaaattcctcaacactcaccactgtgttgcaaggcatacttccttaacacatccttcctcttagtgttgatatgtgcaaattcctcaacactcactactctgttgacatgcatactgcctcaacacatcttccttttagtgttgagacgtacaaattcctcaacactcagtattgtgttgtcatg
This is a stretch of genomic DNA from Papaver somniferum cultivar HN1 chromosome 1, ASM357369v1, whole genome shotgun sequence. It encodes these proteins:
- the LOC113277303 gene encoding putative F-box/FBD/LRR-repeat protein At1g78760 isoform X2 produces the protein MEEETEISPISDYNGEEVDRLSNLPESLIHHILSFIDMKYSVQTSVLSKRWRYIWTLLRTLSMHYDYSTHRKLHSDVDDYMYFVERVLMLRDNTCDIQNFHLICHEDVEDFTEINFPLETWMLGVIRRKIQDLLLDLPLPQESNLPPCIFTCKTLTKLVLYCDSYKQTMVTLPNSFDLPNLRSLKLKWVAICDTDLTNKFLSSCPVLESLAITRSFVNLTDINSPKLKYLTLKHNEYTAIGGQNVRFYAPLLKSFICESDMKHEFDYALENISSLVTCDITMAVDWIDKEEEPGAFEKFTAEDKVMSDVPELLDRHTFEYSNLRSLTLRPFLSKECLPTITYLLKISPNIESLCVVINESPFDDGPPKYPLCDEINEDSPDISDDWETGLSLPCFLYDLKTVTVHNVKGRINELKFLEILLKNAMGLEKLVLYGYWDKDPGNMAMTRRMKKFSEKLIESPRASPYVTFMCF
- the LOC113277303 gene encoding putative F-box/FBD/LRR-repeat protein At1g78760 isoform X1, producing the protein MEEETEISPISDYNGEEVDRLSNLPESLIHHILSFIDMKYSVQTSVLSKRWRYIWTLLRTLSMHYDYSTHRKLHSDVDDYMYFVERVLMLRDNTCDIQNFHLICHEDVEDFTEINFPLETWMLGVIRRKIQDLLLDLPLPQESNLPPCIFTCKTLTKLVLYCDSYKQTMVTLPNSFDLPNLRSLKLKWVAICDTDLTNKFLSSCPVLESLAITRSFVNLTDINSPKLKYLTLKHNEYTAIGGQNVRFYAPLLKSFICESDMKHEFDYALENISSLVTCDITMAVDWIDKEEEPGAFEKFTAEDKVQYAQNMMKLLRAVCSVKNLTLSRWLIRVMSDVPELLDRHTFEYSNLRSLTLRPFLSKECLPTITYLLKISPNIESLCVVINESPFDDGPPKYPLCDEINEDSPDISDDWETGLSLPCFLYDLKTVTVHNVKGRINELKFLEILLKNAMGLEKLVLYGYWDKDPGNMAMTRRMKKFSEKLIESPRASPYVTFMCF